A single region of the Enterococcus mundtii genome encodes:
- the trmFO gene encoding FADH(2)-oxidizing methylenetetrahydrofolate--tRNA-(uracil(54)-C(5))-methyltransferase TrmFO yields MKIVNVVGAGLAGSEAAWQIAQAGVPVKLYEMRPVKKTEAHHTDNFAELVCSNSLRGNSLANAVGLLKEEMRRLDSVIIHSADETAVPAGGALAVDRDSFSETITRKVKEHPLVTVVNEEITEIPEGITVIATGPLTSHPLAESIKAFNGSDGFYFYDAAAPIVDKSTIDMDKVYLKSRYDKGEAAYLNCPMTEEEFKAFHEALVNAEVAELKSFEKEKYFEGCMPIEVMAQRGFKTMLFGPMKPVGLEDPKTGKRPYAVIQLRQDNAAASLYNIVGFQTHLKWGEQKRVFRMIPGLENAEFVRYGVMHRNSFMNSPELLKPTYQSTKREDLFFAGQMTGVEGYVESAASGLLAGINAARLAKELEPVTLPQETAMGSMAYYITHAEGKHFQPMNANYGLFPELPERIRDKKSRYEAIAQRALAANEKVKQEVLNKEFASR; encoded by the coding sequence TTGAAAATCGTCAATGTAGTAGGTGCAGGTCTAGCTGGAAGCGAAGCAGCATGGCAAATCGCTCAAGCGGGTGTACCTGTAAAGTTATATGAAATGAGACCAGTTAAGAAGACAGAAGCGCATCATACAGATAATTTTGCTGAATTAGTCTGTTCCAATTCTCTAAGAGGGAATAGTCTTGCGAACGCAGTTGGTTTATTGAAAGAAGAAATGCGTCGCTTAGATTCAGTGATCATCCATTCAGCAGATGAAACAGCTGTACCTGCAGGCGGTGCCTTAGCAGTGGACCGCGATTCATTTTCTGAAACTATCACTCGTAAGGTCAAAGAGCATCCTTTAGTCACAGTGGTGAATGAAGAAATCACTGAGATACCAGAAGGAATCACGGTGATAGCGACAGGACCTCTGACTTCTCATCCTTTAGCAGAAAGCATCAAAGCATTCAATGGCTCAGACGGTTTCTATTTCTACGATGCTGCGGCACCGATCGTCGACAAATCAACGATCGATATGGACAAGGTGTATTTAAAATCACGTTATGACAAAGGCGAGGCGGCTTACTTAAACTGTCCGATGACCGAAGAAGAATTTAAAGCTTTCCATGAAGCCTTGGTCAATGCGGAAGTTGCTGAATTGAAATCTTTTGAAAAAGAAAAATATTTTGAAGGTTGTATGCCAATCGAAGTAATGGCGCAACGTGGCTTTAAGACAATGCTATTCGGACCAATGAAACCAGTCGGCCTAGAAGATCCTAAAACAGGAAAAAGACCATATGCAGTCATCCAGTTAAGACAAGATAATGCAGCCGCTTCTCTTTATAATATCGTTGGGTTCCAGACGCATTTAAAATGGGGCGAACAAAAGCGCGTGTTCCGCATGATCCCAGGATTAGAAAATGCAGAATTTGTCCGTTATGGTGTAATGCATCGCAACAGTTTCATGAATTCACCAGAACTCTTGAAGCCGACTTATCAATCGACTAAACGCGAAGATCTATTTTTTGCAGGACAAATGACGGGTGTAGAGGGTTATGTTGAAAGTGCGGCAAGTGGCTTGCTTGCAGGGATCAACGCTGCTCGCTTAGCGAAAGAATTGGAACCTGTGACGTTGCCACAAGAAACAGCCATGGGAAGTATGGCCTACTACATCACACATGCGGAAGGCAAACATTTCCAACCAATGAATGCAAACTACGGATTATTCCCAGAATTACCTGAACGAATCCGTGATAAAAAATCTCGGTATGAAGCAATTGCACAACGTGCCTTAGCAGCCAATGAAAAAGTGAAGCAAGAAGTCTTGAATAAAGAATTTGCTTCTCGTTAA